The Luteimonas sp. YGD11-2 genome has a window encoding:
- the rlmD gene encoding 23S rRNA (uracil(1939)-C(5))-methyltransferase RlmD — translation MDDLCDNGRLPQLPLRHVARLDQTPFPLDILDLSHDGRGVARREGGKTVFVTGALPGERVVVRQTARSRSFDEAVTLEVERASPDRVEPRCPHFGVCSGCVLQHLDESKQIVAKQRVLLDNFTRIGHVTPDEVLPPLTDRQWGYRRKGRFSVRRVEKKGKTVVGFRELDPRFVADLSICYTAIPAIGERVEALSALVDSMDARREIPQIEFIAGDDTVALVFRHLAPLSDDDRGRLLAFAQEHGFAIFLQPGGIDSVHALWPQDPPLAFRLPQWDVTLKFRPLDFIQVNRGLNEKMIACAIELLDAQPGERVLDLFCGLGNFTLPLARGSAQVVGVEGDAGLVARARENAALNALGNAEFHAADLTQPLDGKPWARQGFDRLLLDPPRSGADAVLRQLSLKGLKRIVYVSCHPGSLARDAGYLVNERGWKLRAAGVMDMFPHTAHVESIALFEP, via the coding sequence ATGGACGATCTCTGCGACAATGGACGGCTTCCGCAGCTACCGCTCCGCCACGTGGCCCGACTCGACCAGACCCCGTTCCCGCTCGACATCCTCGACCTCAGCCATGACGGCCGCGGCGTTGCCCGCCGCGAGGGCGGCAAGACCGTGTTCGTCACCGGCGCACTGCCCGGTGAGCGCGTCGTCGTGCGCCAGACCGCACGCTCGCGCAGCTTCGACGAGGCGGTCACGCTGGAGGTCGAGCGCGCCTCGCCGGATCGCGTCGAGCCGCGCTGTCCGCATTTCGGCGTGTGCAGCGGCTGCGTGCTGCAGCACCTGGATGAATCCAAGCAGATCGTCGCCAAGCAGCGCGTACTGCTCGACAACTTCACCCGCATCGGCCATGTGACCCCGGACGAGGTGCTGCCGCCACTGACCGACCGCCAGTGGGGCTACCGCCGCAAGGGCCGGTTCTCGGTGCGCCGGGTGGAGAAGAAGGGCAAGACCGTGGTCGGCTTCCGCGAGCTCGATCCACGTTTCGTCGCCGACCTGTCGATCTGCTACACCGCGATCCCGGCGATCGGCGAGCGCGTCGAGGCGCTGTCGGCGCTGGTCGATTCGATGGACGCGCGCCGCGAGATTCCGCAGATCGAGTTCATCGCCGGCGACGACACCGTCGCGCTGGTGTTCCGCCACCTCGCGCCGCTCTCGGACGACGACCGCGGGCGCCTGCTCGCATTCGCGCAGGAGCACGGGTTCGCGATCTTCCTGCAGCCGGGTGGCATCGATTCGGTGCATGCGCTGTGGCCGCAGGATCCGCCACTGGCGTTCCGCCTGCCGCAGTGGGACGTGACGCTTAAGTTCCGCCCGCTCGACTTCATCCAGGTCAACAGGGGCCTCAACGAGAAGATGATCGCGTGCGCCATCGAACTGCTCGATGCGCAGCCCGGCGAGCGCGTGCTCGACCTGTTCTGCGGGCTGGGCAACTTCACCCTGCCGCTGGCGCGCGGCAGCGCGCAGGTGGTGGGCGTGGAGGGCGATGCCGGGCTGGTGGCACGTGCGCGCGAGAACGCCGCGCTCAACGCGCTTGGCAACGCCGAGTTCCATGCCGCCGACCTGACCCAGCCGCTCGATGGCAAACCGTGGGCGCGGCAGGGCTTCGACCGGCTGCTGCTGGATCCGCCGCGCTCGGGCGCCGATGCGGTGCTCAGGCAGCTGTCGCTCAAGGGGCTCAAGCGCATCGTCTACGTCAGCTGCCATCCCGGCTCGCTGGCGCGCGATGCCGGCTACCTGGTCAACGAGCGCGGCTGGAAGCTGCGCGCCGCGGGGGTGATGGACATGTTCCCGCACACCGCGCACGTGGAATCGATCGCGCTGTTCGAACCGTGA
- a CDS encoding YdbL family protein: protein MIRWFAMFATALVLTACVTINVYFPAAEAREAAREFVDDVIGREAAPASTTPPGGMARGGSFHPLMLLGISTAHAQSPDITIRTPAIEAIRSRMAERFRGTLSAHFDSGALGFTSNGEVSVRDAGSIPMAQRAQVNQAVAEQNRDARAVYREIAVANGQPDWEPRIRQVFAEQWVQRAKGGWWYQDAGGSWRQK, encoded by the coding sequence ATGATCCGCTGGTTCGCCATGTTCGCCACCGCGCTGGTGCTGACCGCCTGCGTCACCATCAACGTGTATTTCCCCGCCGCCGAGGCCCGCGAGGCCGCGCGCGAATTCGTCGACGACGTGATCGGCCGCGAGGCGGCACCCGCGAGCACCACGCCCCCGGGCGGCATGGCACGTGGCGGCAGCTTCCACCCGCTGATGCTGCTGGGCATCTCCACCGCGCACGCGCAGAGCCCGGACATCACCATCCGCACACCGGCGATCGAGGCGATCCGCTCGCGCATGGCCGAGCGTTTCCGCGGCACGTTGTCTGCGCATTTCGATTCCGGCGCGCTGGGCTTCACCAGCAATGGCGAAGTCTCGGTGCGCGATGCCGGCAGCATTCCGATGGCACAGCGGGCGCAGGTCAACCAGGCGGTCGCCGAGCAGAACCGCGATGCGCGCGCGGTCTACCGCGAGATCGCGGTGGCCAACGGCCAGCCCGACTGGGAGCCGCGCATCCGCCAGGTGTTCGCCGAGCAGTGGGTGCAGCGCGCCAAGGGCGGCTGGTGGTACCAGGACGCAGGCGGCAGCTGGCGCCAGAAGTAA
- a CDS encoding response regulator, whose protein sequence is MDRSGPSTPRLLLVEDEPASRLFLQAAAAALPAQVDTADRLSEAYALAKNNDYALWMVDANLPDGDGGALLRRLREHGLDTPAIAHTAACDDSERQRLLADGFIDVAIKPLSAAAWQDAIRAALDGRAAPAEVDASHAPAGAAPVWDDQAATRALGGNPTHVTALRDLFLAELPMAREQVLAAARVHDHDRLRGALHKLRASAGFVGAARVDHAVQALQAMPDDAAALQGFVDATDQTFATPQTVQTA, encoded by the coding sequence ATGGACCGTAGCGGCCCGAGCACGCCCCGCCTGCTGCTGGTCGAGGACGAACCGGCAAGCCGGCTGTTCCTGCAGGCCGCGGCCGCCGCGCTGCCGGCGCAGGTCGATACCGCCGACCGCCTGTCCGAGGCCTACGCGCTGGCGAAGAACAACGATTACGCCCTGTGGATGGTCGACGCCAACCTGCCCGACGGCGACGGTGGCGCCCTGCTGCGCCGCCTGCGCGAACACGGCCTCGACACACCGGCCATTGCCCACACCGCCGCCTGCGACGACAGCGAACGCCAGCGGCTACTGGCGGACGGCTTCATCGACGTCGCGATCAAGCCGCTCAGCGCTGCCGCGTGGCAGGACGCGATCCGCGCCGCACTGGATGGCCGTGCCGCGCCGGCGGAGGTGGACGCATCGCACGCGCCCGCAGGTGCCGCCCCGGTGTGGGATGACCAGGCCGCCACCCGTGCACTCGGCGGCAACCCCACCCACGTGACCGCCCTGCGCGACCTGTTCCTCGCCGAATTGCCGATGGCCCGCGAGCAGGTGCTGGCCGCGGCGCGCGTGCACGATCACGACCGCCTGCGCGGTGCGCTGCACAAGCTGCGCGCGAGTGCCGGCTTCGTCGGCGCCGCCCGGGTCGATCACGCGGTGCAGGCGCTGCAGGCGATGCCCGATGACGCGGCCGCGTTGCAGGGCTTCGTCGACGCCACCGACCAGACCTTTGCAACGCCACAGACGGTACAGACCGCCTGA
- the recO gene encoding DNA repair protein RecO, which yields MRYTGEPAFVLHARRWRETSLLVEVLSLSHGRLGLLARGVQSPRRHALRAALQPLQQIRFDAVQRGELATLAGAEAVDRAPSLTGDAVLAGFYVNELMLRLAPRQDPHAELFELYATVRQRLAAPGLAWTLRRFERDLLDALGFGLAWDSASDGTPIDPAARYRIDPEQGARRVLSERDGERSRAATGRALLALAADRTPDAEDLPGLRRVLRDVLAHHLGSRGLKSWELMADLGRLAGAAPRPAPTGD from the coding sequence ATGCGCTACACCGGTGAACCGGCATTCGTCCTGCATGCGCGCCGCTGGCGCGAGACCAGCCTGCTGGTGGAAGTGCTGAGCCTGTCGCACGGTCGGCTCGGCCTGCTGGCGCGCGGCGTGCAATCGCCTCGCCGCCACGCCCTGCGCGCCGCGCTGCAGCCGCTGCAGCAGATCCGCTTCGATGCCGTGCAGCGTGGCGAACTGGCGACGCTGGCCGGCGCCGAAGCGGTCGACCGCGCGCCATCTCTGACCGGTGACGCGGTACTGGCCGGCTTCTACGTCAACGAACTGATGCTGCGGCTGGCACCCCGCCAGGATCCGCATGCCGAACTGTTCGAACTCTATGCGACGGTGCGCCAGCGGCTTGCGGCGCCGGGGCTTGCCTGGACGCTGCGGCGCTTCGAGCGCGACCTGCTCGACGCCCTCGGCTTCGGCCTGGCGTGGGACAGCGCCAGCGACGGCACGCCGATCGACCCGGCGGCGCGCTACCGGATCGATCCCGAGCAGGGCGCGCGCCGGGTGCTCAGCGAGCGCGACGGCGAGCGCAGCCGCGCCGCGACCGGTCGTGCGCTGCTGGCGCTGGCCGCAGACCGGACGCCTGATGCCGAAGACCTGCCAGGGCTGCGCCGCGTGCTGCGCGATGTGCTCGCCCACCACCTGGGATCGCGCGGGCTGAAGTCGTGGGAGCTGATGGCCGACCTCGGCCGGCTCGCCGGTGCCGCGCCGAGGCCCGCACCGACCGGCGACTGA
- the era gene encoding GTPase Era: MTENTSYRAGHVAVIGRPNVGKSTLINALVGAKVSIVSNRPQTTRHRLLGVATLPGGQLALVDTPGLHREQGKSSATAMHRWMNRAARGAVEGVDAAFLVVEAGRWEDEDSAAYDLLHGSGVPVLLVVNQVDRIKDKGSLLPYLARVSDGREFASVHPVSALKRKGLDGLVAAVLPLLPQQAALYEEDAITDRSERFLAAELLREQLMRQLGAELPYATTVEIEQFVDDAGMARISAVIWVEREGQKAIVIGKGGTRLKEIGGKARLGMERLFDRKVFLETWVRVREGWSDDEAALRAFGYEDPGRPDR, encoded by the coding sequence ATGACTGAGAACACCTCCTACCGCGCCGGCCATGTCGCCGTGATCGGTCGCCCCAACGTGGGCAAATCCACCCTGATCAACGCCCTGGTGGGCGCCAAGGTCAGCATCGTCTCGAACCGGCCGCAGACCACGCGTCATCGCCTGCTTGGCGTTGCGACCTTGCCCGGGGGGCAACTGGCGCTCGTCGATACCCCCGGCCTGCACCGCGAACAGGGCAAGTCCAGCGCCACCGCGATGCACCGCTGGATGAACCGCGCAGCGCGCGGGGCCGTCGAGGGCGTGGATGCGGCGTTCCTGGTGGTCGAGGCCGGGCGCTGGGAGGACGAGGACAGCGCCGCCTATGACCTGCTGCACGGCAGTGGCGTGCCGGTGCTGCTGGTGGTCAACCAGGTCGACCGCATCAAGGACAAGGGGTCGCTGCTGCCGTACCTGGCCAGGGTGTCGGACGGCCGCGAGTTCGCAAGCGTGCATCCGGTCTCCGCGCTCAAGCGCAAGGGCCTGGACGGCCTGGTGGCGGCGGTGCTGCCGTTGCTGCCACAGCAGGCCGCGCTGTACGAGGAGGATGCGATCACCGACCGCAGCGAACGCTTCCTCGCCGCCGAACTGCTGCGTGAGCAGCTGATGCGCCAGCTCGGCGCGGAGCTGCCGTACGCCACCACCGTCGAGATCGAGCAGTTCGTCGACGATGCCGGCATGGCGCGCATTTCCGCGGTGATCTGGGTCGAGCGCGAAGGCCAGAAGGCCATCGTGATCGGCAAGGGCGGCACGCGGCTGAAGGAGATCGGCGGCAAGGCGCGACTGGGCATGGAGCGCCTGTTCGACCGCAAGGTGTTCCTCGAGACCTGGGTGCGCGTGCGCGAGGGCTGGTCCGACGACGAGGCCGCGCTGCGTGCGTTCGGCTACGAGGACCCGGGCCGCCCGGACCGCTGA
- the rnc gene encoding ribonuclease III, with protein MAGSDPFGHRFGDQGLLAQALTHRSAGAPHNERLEFLGDALLGLIAGEALYQRFPRADEGALTRARAELVRESTLARIARRLDVGPRLMLGPGEMKSGGHRRDSILSDALEAVIAAIYLDAGFDACRSAVLAWLAPELEGFEINKVGKDAKTRLQEWLQGRQRALPQYELLAESGDEHARTFVVACRILEPELASEGEGGSRRAAEQAAAAAILEQLEAPR; from the coding sequence ATGGCCGGCAGTGATCCGTTCGGCCACCGGTTCGGCGACCAGGGCCTGCTCGCGCAGGCGCTGACCCATCGCAGTGCCGGCGCGCCGCACAACGAGCGGCTGGAATTCCTCGGCGACGCGCTGCTCGGCCTGATCGCCGGGGAGGCGCTGTACCAGCGCTTCCCGCGTGCCGACGAAGGCGCGCTCACCCGCGCGCGCGCCGAGCTGGTGCGCGAATCGACGCTTGCGCGCATCGCCCGGCGGCTCGACGTGGGGCCGCGGCTGATGCTGGGGCCCGGTGAGATGAAGTCGGGCGGGCATCGCCGCGACTCCATCCTCTCGGATGCACTGGAGGCGGTGATCGCCGCGATCTACCTCGATGCCGGCTTCGACGCCTGCCGCAGCGCGGTACTGGCCTGGCTTGCGCCGGAGCTCGAGGGTTTCGAGATCAACAAGGTCGGCAAGGATGCCAAGACCCGGCTGCAGGAATGGCTGCAGGGCCGACAGCGTGCGTTGCCGCAGTACGAGCTGCTGGCCGAGAGCGGCGACGAACACGCGCGCACCTTCGTGGTCGCCTGCCGGATCCTCGAGCCGGAGCTGGCCAGCGAGGGCGAGGGCGGTTCCCGGCGTGCCGCCGAGCAGGCCGCGGCCGCGGCGATCCTCGAGCAGCTCGAAGCGCCGCGCTGA
- a CDS encoding DUF4845 domain-containing protein translates to MKQKQKGMTLLGFVIVLSVVGFAAYILMKLFPMYSEYYSVRQAMKGLSQEPGIATQDPARIQDLFFRRLYISYSENVKKEHVKLRRIDNGWQMDVNYEIRRPLVGNLDVVGKFNASQALTRSGAGE, encoded by the coding sequence ATGAAGCAGAAGCAGAAGGGGATGACCCTGCTGGGGTTCGTCATCGTGCTGTCGGTGGTGGGGTTCGCCGCCTACATCCTGATGAAACTGTTCCCGATGTACTCGGAGTACTACAGCGTGCGCCAGGCGATGAAGGGGCTGTCGCAGGAGCCCGGCATCGCCACCCAGGATCCCGCGCGCATCCAGGACCTGTTCTTCCGCCGGCTGTACATCAGCTACTCGGAGAACGTGAAGAAGGAGCACGTCAAGCTGCGCCGGATCGACAACGGCTGGCAGATGGACGTGAACTACGAGATCCGTCGCCCGCTGGTCGGCAACCTCGACGTGGTCGGCAAGTTCAATGCCTCGCAGGCGCTGACCCGTTCGGGTGCCGGCGAATAA